The Vibrio cyclitrophicus sequence TTTTTAATGGCCTCAAAGAAAGCGAGTCAAGAAGCGTCATTAACACTCTTTGAGTGGGAAGCAAGTCATCGGGTCAAAATAGCTCAAGCAATAACTTCTGCTAAACAAAAAACTTAACTAGTGCTGCAATTGATTTATAACGCGTGGCATTTTTACCGATTAACAAGCGTTAGACAATAACGAATAAATTCACCCATGGAGAAGAGAGTGATCGTACGGACTACGACGAACTATGAAAATAACGACGTTGGTTGATAACTCTCGACTGGATAACAGGAAAGACTTAGCCGTGGAGTGCGGGCTGTCGTTGGATATTGAAACCGAGACACTAAAGTTCTTGTTCGATATGGGAAGCGGCAATACGTTTTGTCAAAACGCACCATTACTGGATGTTAATAGGTCACGATGAATACGCAAAAACTAAAGAACCTTATTCAACAAGTTCCTGAGCTAATCGAAACAGCCAACGTATGTCGTGAGGTGGGCTTGCCAAACTTCTATATTGCAGGCGGTGCTATCACTCAAATAATCTGGAATGATATCGAAAACAAACCGCTTCTAAACCAAGTTAAAGACTTCGATGTTGTCTATTTTAATAATGCTTCAGCCCTCACTGAGGACGAGTTCAAAAACCGCATTCGTTCGCGGTTAAGTCATTGTGTCGACGTTGATGTAAAGAACCAAGCGACCATTCATGAGCGTTACGCTAAGAAGTTCGGTTGCTTTATTCAACCATACGATCGTGTTGAACAAGGTATCGAATCTTGGCTTTCTGCGTTTGCTATCGGGTTTACTCTGGATGATGCTGGAGATATCAAGTTGTTTGCACCATACGGTGTAGAGGACGCGTTTGACATGCTGATTAAGCCGAATAAGCGAGCAATGACAGAAGCGAACTACAACAAAATGACCGCTGGTTATAAGGCCCGATGGCAGCAAGTAAAAGTGTTTCCTTGGGATTGACTGATAGAGCTTTACGAGATGATTCTCAACATTTGGTATTTCACTCGGCTTAGCGTCGGTGGTAAGTTTGAACGCAATCTCTGCATTGTTAGTCGCTTAGCTGTTCGTTTGTCTTTTGGTAATAATTAAGGAGTTTTAAGTGAATCAGGAAGTAAGAGTAGGTGTCGCTGCGGTTATTCTACGTGAAGGGCGAGTGTTACTTGGAGAACGAATTGGTTCTCATGGTGCTCATGCATGGGCAACGCCGGGCGGACACCTTGAGTGGGGTGAGAGCATTGAAGAGTGTGCCAAACGTGAAACACTTGAAGAGACTGGCCTAGTTGTTAGTGGATTTGAGAAGCTTTCTTTTACCAATGATATTTTTGAGAAAGAGAACAAGCACTATATAACGCTGTTTGTTGTTGCTTCTGACGTTAGCGGCGAACCAGAGATAACAGAACCTGATAAATGTAAGCAGTGGAAATGGTTTAAGCTAGATGAGTTACCTGAGCCATTGTTTCTTCCTCTGACGAATTTGTTGAGCGATCCGGTCATCCTTGGGAAGTTAGCTCCGTAAACGTGAACGATTGGAGGGTACATCAATGAGAGCACCTTTTCAGGTTTTGGTCTTTCCCTATCAAATAGTCGACACTAAACCTCGGTTTTTAATCGCACTCAGAAGGGACAATAGTGTATGGCAGGCAATATCCGGTGGTGGCGAAGACAATGAATCATTACTTGAAGCAGCAAAACGAGAGCTCTCTGAAGAGACTCAATTAGTTGGTTGTAACTGGCAGTTGCTCGATTCAATGTGCATGCTTCCAAAAGTCTTTTATGCAGGAAATAAAAATTGGACTGAGCATCCATTCGTAATTCCTGAGCATTCCTTCTCAGTAAAAGTCATGGAAGATCCTCGACTATCAAGTGAACACACAGATTACCGTTGGTGTGATTACCGAGAAGCCCGTGAACTTCTAACATATGACTCAAACAGGAATGCGCTTTGGGAGATCAACGAGAGGCTTTACAAAACAAGCTTAAAGTATACAGATTAATTAACTCTATATTAGAGTGGAAATCCTGATTAGACTTTTACTAATCTCTCGCTATTTAGTGAATAGGTAAATCATGACATTACGAGTAGTTCCAGAACTTTATTGTTTCGATATTAATGTGAGTAAATCCTTCTTTGTCGATGTGTTAGGGTTTGAAGTGAAATACGAGCGCCCAGGTGAGGAGTTTGCTTATCTAACGCTTGATAGTGTTGATGTGATGCTTGAAGGGATTGCGGGCAAAAGTCGAAAATGGCTTTCAGGTGATCTGGAGTTACCTTTAGGGCGTGGCGTTAACTTTCAATGGGATGTGATCGACATCGAATCTCTATATCAGAGAGTTAACGAAAGTGCCATTGATTCTATTTACTTAGCGTTAGAGTCGAAGTCTTATCAATGTGGTGAGTCCATCGCGATTCAGAAGCAATTCATCGTTCAAACCCCAGACGGTTATCTCTTTAGGTTCTGCCAAGATATTCGTTAACACATAAATATTATTGGTCATTTATTTATTGCGAAATAAGCTGCTAATTCTGGGATAGTGTGTCAATGACATTCAAACTCGATATCGAGCCCTTGGATGACGCATCTTCCCAATATCAAAACAATCCTTGGAGTATTTAGAAATGTTGTTTTCTAGTCTGTCTAAACCATTAGTTCATGGCTCCGAGTTATGTTCTGAACTGCTCAATTTCTTAACCGAGCACAAGAGTGATTTCGAAGAAAAGTTAATCCCCGATCTGTCATACATCGATGATATGGCACATGTGGTGAACGGCATTAAAATCAAAGACGTTCTACACATCAGTAGTAATCAATACCGACTTCAATATTCGTTTGATTGGGAGCTGTTTTTAGGATGTTCAGATAGGAACGAAACCGGTGTAGAGAATGGAAGTGTTCTATTCACACTCAATGACAGTAACGTTCTTAATATCAACTTCCCAAACTACGCCTCTCGAGACACTAGCGATGAGCTGTAGTCGGTTTTTCGTGCGTGTTATATAGAAGGAAGAACAATGATAACTATCGAAAGGCTTGAAGAATCACATGTGACGTTAGTTCAGGCTATCCAACTCGCCGATGAACAGGTTAAGTTCGCTGGCACAGCTGCGGAGTTTTTATTAGACGGCAGTGCAACGACGCACTTGCACGTGATTAAGTCTGATAACGAAGTTGTTGGTTTCTTTAAGCTTGATATCGCTTACGCAGATTCTTATGAGTTTTGCCCTGAAGGAAGCATTGGGTTAAGAGCTTTTGTGCTTGATAAAAATCAGCAAGGTAAAGGTTTAGGAACAGGCACGGTGAAGGCATTGTTTCCGTATTTACAAGCGAATTACTCAGCGTATGAGTCGATTTATTTAACCGTGAATTGCAAAAATCCCGCAGCATTCAACTGTTATCAGAAAGGTGGCTTCGAAGATACCAATGAACAGTATTTAGGTGGCGCAGCAGGCCCGCAATTTATCATGCGCGGTCGAATCGCTTAGTTCTGATTAACTGATGATGAGAAAACCCTGCACAGCTGTCTGCAGATTAAGAGTCTTAAAAAATACGAAAAGGAAATTTGATGAAAGTTCAATACCTTGAAGTGGTTACTCCAGAAGTCGATGTTGTTTGTGCAACATACGCTCAGCTCTATAACGTGAAATTCAGTGGTGCTGATGTGAACCTTGGTGGGGCGCGCACTGCAAAACTATCTAATGGTGGAGTAATTGGCATTCGAGCGCCGCTTCGTGAAACTGAAGAACCAACTGTTCGTCATTACACGCTGGTTGAGGATATTCAGTCGGCGGTAAATGCAGCTAGGAAACTAGGCGCCGAAGTCGCGGTGCCTCCAATGGAGTTACCACGTCATGGCATGTGTGCCATTGTTATTCAAGGTGGCGTCGAGCTCGGATTCTGGGAGTTATAGGTGATACATAGCCTTTAGATTGTGAAGGACGAGATACTACGATTTATGATACGACACCTAGTGTCTTTGCCGGCTTCATGGCATCATTCCACGCAGCTAAAACCCCAACAAGGTATGTTATGACACAGAATATTGTCCACATTGCACTCGTGGTAAAAGACTACGATGAAGCGCTTGATTTCTATGTAAACAAGCTTAAGTTTGATCTCATCGAAGACACGTATCTGCCAGAAGAAGATAAACGCTGGGTTGTTGTTGCTCCACCAAATTCAACCGGAGTGAGCCTGTTGCTTGCCAGAGCTTCTAAACCAGAGCAATTTGATTTTATCGGCAACCAAGCTGGTGGACGCGTATTCCTATTCTTAAACACCGATGATTTCTGGCGTGATTACGAACGTATGACGTCTTTGGGTATTAACTTTGTTCGAGAGCCTAAAGAGCAAGGCTACGGTACCGTTGCTGTGTTTGAAGACCTTTACGGTAACTTGTGGGATCTGCTTCAGTTAAACCCTGAACACCCTATGGCTAACAGGTAGATAAGCTTAACCAATAACCCTAATTCAAGTCATACGGATTTGCAGGAGCGACATGGAAGTCTCTAGGTATCAATCCAAGTATTTAACCGCTTTACAGGCGCTCTATCTAGAATCAAGACAGAGCACCTTTCATTGGGCTGATGCCGACGCTTTTAAGTTATCCGATTTCGATTTAGATACAGAAGGTGAAGAAATATGGGTCGCCGTTTCTGGCGCAGAGGTTTTAGGTTTTGCCTCTATTTGGAAACCTGAAAGCTTCATCCATCACCTCTATGTTTGCCCGCGAACGCTACGTTCTGGGGCAGGCTCTGCTTTACTTAATACCTGCAAACAATATTACTCTAATCTGACATTGAAGTGTTTGGCTGCCAATGAAAATGCTATTGGCTTTTATCAGTCGCAAGGCTTTGTTATCTCATCCACAGAGGAAGAGGGGTTAGAGCGTTATCACTTAATGACTTATCAAGCTTAGTAATAACAATCACAAGCCCTGCAATTACAACAAGGGCATCAAGTCGGGAGCTAAACAGAGAATATGGAAATAAAAAAGCTTTCAGCGACGGAGGTACTTCTGGTTAGGCATCAAGTGCTTTGGCCTGATAAACCGATGTCGTTTTGTATGGTGCCAGATGACGAACAAGCAACGCATTACGGCGCGTTTATTGGTGAACAGCTGGTTTGTGTCGCGTCTATCTATATCCAAGGTCATTAAAGTAGATTCAAGATGCATGGCACTTATCTTATGTCTCATTTCTTTCTAATAAGACTCTAATGGACAACAATAAGTTCGAGAACCGAGTGATAAGTTGTTAGTATGCATCAACTTTATAAATATCAGTTGGCTTATGTAAATGCTTGATAATAAGTATATTAAACACCCTTATCACTGTGAGCAGTGCAACGCGCTTACCCCGCACCTTGCTGTTAACCCTTCCGATGCTCAATCTAAAGCGGACGCTGAATCTGAAAAGAGACAATGGAAACTAGGCGTGTTGATGGAATACCTGATGACGTTATTGTTTAAAGGTGACCATAATGTTCCTGGTTTTTATGTCGACAGTGATTACGAATACCAATGTGAAAAGTGTGGGACTAAGTCGTGGCACTGATTGGGTATGAACATTTGATTCAACCCTAATTTTCGAGCGCTAATCCTCAAAATTAACTCGCTTAAAGAACTAGTTAGCTTTAAGAATTAATGAGTTTCAATCAGGCGTATTAATCCAACCTTGTTATGGAGGACAAACGAGTGATATACCCAAAAGCTTTAAATATCGGTGACAAAATAGGATTTTTCTCACCGTCATCGCCCGCAACTGTCTTTGCACCTAATCGATTTGCTCGTGCTAAACGTTATTTGGAAAAGCAGGGCTTCATTTTAGTTGAAGGTTCGTTAACTGGAGATTCAGAAGGGTATCGTTCTGGTTCTATTCAAGCGCGAGCCGAAGAACTCAATCAGCTCATTCGAGACCCTGACGTGCGCTGTATTATGTCGACCATTGGCGGTAACAACAGCAACTCACTGTTGCCATACATCGATTACGACGCCCTTAGAAACGACCCGAAGATCATTATCGGCTATTCAGATGTCACCGCATTATTACTCGGTATTTACGCCAAAACTGGATTGGTGACTTTCTATGGCCCGGCACTCGTCGCGTCATTTGGTGAGTTCCCGCCATTAGTCGACGAAACCTTCCAATCGTTTACTGACATCGTATGCTCGGATTCAAGCCAACATCAGTACACGATGCCAGAGCGTTGGACGGACATTAAACACGATTGGGAAGCTCAAGACTCTGCAAAGCCTGTTTACGATAACGAATGGCACTTTATGGGAAGAGGTCAAGTAAGCGGTGGTGTGATTGGTGGTAATCTGAGTACGATGGCAGGGATTTGGGGCAGCGAATACATGCCAGATATTCAGTTAGGCGACATTCTGCTTATCGAAGATTCACTAAAAGGCATTGAAGCCGTTGAGCGTTCATTCGCGCACTTATTGGCTTGCGGAGTATTCGATAAAGTAGGTGCGCTTGTGCTTGGCAAACATGAACTGTTTGATGACAAAGGGACAGGGCGAACACCACTTAATGTACTTCTTGAAGTGCTGAACGGTAAAAATGTCCCGATCCTGTATGGCTTTGACAGTTGCCACACTCATCCTATGCTAGTCACGCCACTAGGTGTACAAGGCACTATTGATTTTGATGACCATACATTCAAGCTTCAAAGCCAATGGTTAGCGTCGAGTTAGTCTAAACTGATGATAATAAGACGCATTAGAAAAGTGATCCTCTCTGCAAACCGAGAATGGAAACGCGTCTATACTGACATGGGTTACGTCGCTGATTTTGGAAGTGGCGCTATGAATGTAAATTTGATTAGGTTAAATCTCAGAGGTGACGATGAAAAAATTACTACCACTATGCGCCATTTTGCTCTCGGCATCATTTTCAGCTGCGGCTTCTGATGGTTTGATTAAATACCAAAGTAATTACTCAGTGAAAGAGACCGCTGACCGCTTTGAAGAAATCGCTAAAAGCAAAGGTTTGACCTTGTTTGCGAGAATCGACCATCAGAAAAACGCGAGTAAGGTCGATCTTGAATTGAGACCAACGGAAGTCATCATCTTTGGTAACCCGAAAGTAGGGACACCATTAATGCAATGTGCTCAAGATGTCGCGATAGATTTACCACAGAAAGTGCTAGTCACTGAAGATTCTAATAAGAAAGTATGGTTGTCTTACAACGATCCTAATTACTTGGTAGAGCGTCACGCGATCAATGGCTGTGACGAGGTAGTTAAGAAAGTATCAGGTGTACTAAGCAAGCTATCAGAAGCGACAGTGGCGAAAGCGAAATAACCTAGTTCAATAAGCACTCATTAAGACTATTAGTGGGTGCGATATGACGATGATATCGCTCGTTAGCCATTGTGTTGACAACTAAGCGACAATATATAAAAGTAGTTTTATGAAACTGAATTTAGCGCCGTTTAACCAACGAATTATCATCATTCCATAGGAATGGTGGGATTGTTGATGCGCTTTGTTTATCGAACCCACCCGTAAGGTGGGTTTTTTGTCGCTGTCTTATGGGTTTTGTCTGAATAGAGGAAGTCATATGAAAAAGATCGCGGTTTTTGGTAAGCCTGGGAGTGGAAAGTCCACAGTCAGCAAGGCGTTAGCACTAGCTACAGGGATAGAGCTTCACCAGTTGGACTCGATTGTTTATAAGGCCAACTGAGAGTTTGTTGAACGTGAAGTATTCGAGCAGGCTCATGAGAGCATACTTAAGTCAGAAAGCTGGATCATCGATGGTTTTGGCCCTCTAGGCTCGTTCAACACACGGTTAGATGTAGCTGACACCTTGGTTTATATCGACCTTCCTTATTCAATTAGCTACTGGTTTGTAACCAAGAGAATGCTAAAAGGTTTATTCGTTAAACCTGAAGGCTGGCCTGATGGAAGTTCAGTTATAAAAGGCACAATACAAAGTTATAAGACACTAAAACTTTGTCCTAAATTTTGGAATGACGACTTTAGATCACAGTTAGAATTGCGCACTAAAGAGAAAGAGGTTTACATCATCAGAAGCGTGACTGAATTGAATAACTTTGTTCACCAACACGTCACTTAACAGTCGAGAGTTTACTTTTCTTTAAAACGCTCTGACTTACTCATAACTTCATGAAAATATTTAGGTTTAACTCTATGTGTGGCATATTTGCCATATGTTTAGTTTGTGCTTTGAGTTAAGGTGATAGATATTATGTATGGAAGTGATAAGACGAGAGCGTTCTGCTGTAACTGTAAGGAACTTACACTGCATAGGTACACGATGTTCAGTAGCCAAGTGCAAAAGGCACCACAAGCTGAAGATAAAGAACCGAGCTTACTCCAAAGAGTTTTATCGGAGTTTCTATCTTTTGGTGTAACAGGTTCGGGCGCGACAGGTGATTACAAATGTACCCAATGTGGAACATATCTGAATACACCAGACAACCTAGACTGAGTTTGGCCTATACAAAAAAAAACGGGAAGACCTCAATGATCTTCCCGTTGGGTATTGCTTATCTCATCGTGCTATTGGCAGTTTGAGTAAGAAGCCTTATGCACAACACTTCTTGTACTTCTTACCGCTACCGCAAGAACATGGGTCATTACGGTTAGGAGTCTTTTCAAACGTCATCGTTTTTGGCTTGTTCAGTAGAGTATCAAGCTCGATGGTGTTCTCTTCTTTGTCTGCGTCGACTGTAACAGTAACGAAGATAGTATTTTCAGCGGCGAGTGCTTCAACTTCTGCTTTGCGCGCTTCCGTTTGAACCATTACTGCGATTGGAGATTCTTCAGTACCCGCTTTTACATCGCGGTTTACGTTGTAGCCAGCAAGAACGTGGTTCTGTCTTGTTTCGATACGGCCTTTGAAAAATAGTTTCGACATTGGGTACTCATTAAAAATGTTGAATGGCGCTATTTTTAATGGCGATAGCGCAATGGAGCGGGGATTATACGCATATATCGCAATTGTTAAAGCAGTGATGTGTGCAAAGGTCACTAGGTTTTTATTAAAGAATGAAAGTGTGTTGGACAACTTGTCTGATTCTACGTTCAGATGAAAGGGATTAAGGAAGAATAATGACACCAAAACAAGTGGTATTAGGATTTTGGGATGCAATGCGCAGTAATGATTTTGCAAAGGCGAGTGAATGGTTAGCGGAAGATTTTGAAGGCTATTGGCCTCAGTCGTCTGAATTGACGGTTGGGCGAGACAACTTTATAGCAATCAATTCTGAATACCCGGCTAATGGTGTTTGGGAATTCTCGCTCAATTCAATTGTCTGTGAAGGTGATACGGTAGTAACGGACGTTTCGGTTACTGACAGTGTATTGAAAGATCGAGTGATTACCTTTCACACGGTCGTTGATGGTTTAATCCAAAAACAAACTGAGTTTTGGCCAGACCCATTTGAAGCGCCGGCGTGGCGATCGCAGTGGGTTGAGGTTGTATCGAGCAATTAGTTTGTATCGATACGACCAGTTTGTAACGAACAACCAGATCGTATCGAACAATTAGTTTGTAACGATACGATCAGTTCATATCGAGAAATCAGGTTATAACAAACAAGTGGCATTAGGAGGTTTCATTGAGCAAGGTAGTGATTGTAACAGGCGGAAGCCGAGGCATTGGCGCAGCGACGTCTAAATTGTTGGCCAGTAAAGGCTATGCCGTATGCGTTAACTTCATACACAATGAGTCGCGAGCTGAAGCGCTAGTGAACGAGATTCGTGAGCAGGGCGGAACCGCGATTAGCGTGCGTGCGGATGTGTCTGTTGAATCGGACGTGAAATCTTTATTCGAGATTGCTCGTAATAAGCTAGGCCCAGTGACGCACTTAGTCAATAATGCCGGGATCTTGTTTACGCAGTCACCATTGGTTGATATTGAATTGGATCGCTTTGAAAAGGTGATGAAATCCAACGTATCAAGCTGCTTTCTGTGTAGTAAAGCCTTTATCAAACAAGCCGATGGCGCGGGTTCGATTGTGAATGTATCGTCTGCCGCTTCTCGCACCGGCGCACCATTTGAATATGTGGACTACGCTGCGTCTAAAGGCGCGATGGATTCACTGACCAAAGGATTATCGCTAGAATTGGCTGCGCGTAATATTCGCGTTAATGGTGTAAGACCGGGTTGTATTTACACAGAGATGCATGCAGACGGCGGAGAGCCAGATAGAGTCGATAGACTATCTTCGCAGTTACCATTACAACGAGGTGGAACACCAGAAGAAGTCGCGAACTCTATCGCATGGTTATTATCAGACGAAGCGTCGTATGTAACCGGCTCGTTTATTGATATTGCGGGTGGTCGATAGGGCGTTGGCCTTTAAACTAAAACAAACCAGTTAAAACCATAAGCACGCAATAAAAGTACCTAACAAAAAGAACGAAACTAAGAGTACAAACATGAAAAATTATTTTGAGAGTCCGTTTGTCGGAAAGTCACTCAAAGAACAAGTGACCAATCCAAATATTATTGTGGGTGAGCACAGCTATTACTCGGGCTACTACCATAACCACAGCTTTGATGACTGTGCGCGTTACCTATTACCAGATAGAACCGACATTGATAAGCTGATCATCGGTAGCTATTGCTCGATTGGTTCTGGTGCCGTATTTATGATGGCGGGCAACCAAGGCCACCAAAATCAGTGGGTGAGTACCTTTCCGTTCTTCTACCAAGACGATGAAAAATTCGAAGGGGCGATCGACGGCTTTGAACGCTCTGGTGATACCGTGATTGGTAATGATGTATGGGTTGGCACAGAAGCCATGATCATGAGCGGTGTTAAGGTCGGTGACGGAGCAATCATCGCAAGTCGAGCGGTTGTGACTAAAGACGTCGCACCATACTCGATTGTTGGTTCAAACCCAGCACGTCACATCCGTTATCGTTTCGATGACACTGAAATTGCTCAGTTGTTAGAAATGAAATGGTGGGAGTGGAGCGAAGAACAGATCAAAGGCGCAATGTCGTTGATGTGTTCTTCAGATATCAATGGGCTTTACCAATACTGGAAAGCGCTAAAGTAACCGTTGTTCTCTGGGCACTTTAACTCATCGTTACGACATTATCTTATCGTTACCACTTTAGGCTATCGTGCAAGTCCTGCTTAATGAATTAGATACCCGCACCAACTTGGAAGTAGAGGGCGGTATCTTCTTCACTGAATGCAATATCAATCCCTGAAATCAGGCCATAGCGTCTCGCGATAAGGTAACGGAAACCAACGCCATAAGCCGCGTGTGAGCTTTGATCAAACATGTCGTTATCGCTGTCGCCCGCATAGCCAATCCCCGTAAATACCGCGGTTGACCAACGAGGTGTCCATTGCTTACTTACTTGAACTTCTGCTGCGACGGTGTGTTCACCTTGATAGCGATTGCGAGCGATGCCTCTCAGTTCAATGTCTGGGTAATATTGAGGAGAGAGCACTCGTTCATTGGTCGACAATGATTTGTATTGCCCTCGCAGTGCTAAGTTCCACTCCTTGTTTAACTCCCAATAGTTGAGACCTTCTAGATTAAACGTTTGATAGGTGTAATCACTGCCAATCGCATCACCAAACCAAAGATATTCCGCGACATAGTTGTAACCTTGCGTTGGATTCAAGAAGCTATTCTTGCTGTCGTATTCTGCGATTAAACCCAAACCGGAGGAGGTGGGAGATGTGTTACCGATGTTGTTTAAGATCTCTTGCGCCTTGGGATGACTATTAATTGAGAGTGTGGGTGCGAAAAATTGTTGAGAAAACCCAAGTAACCATTGGGTGTCAGGTACTCTAAATTGAAGCTTCTGTATACCACCCATGCCTTTGAGGCCTAGCTCAACACCTTCGTTTGGATCGAGTGGAGACAGTGCGTTCGGAGAGCTTTGTCGATAGAAGGTCATGTTGATATCGCCATAACCCAAGCCACCAAGGTAGCGTATTGAATCTTCCTTCCAACTACGTTTATGGCCAACAAACGCCATCCATGTGCCGTTTTCTGTGGCAAAGCCGCCCACCGCGGTAATCGCAGGCGTTAAAAGTTGAGCGCCACCATCAATGGATTTTTCGGCGAGTTGTTTACGTGTGTTTTTCTGGTCTTCCGATTCATGAAGAAAGATACCGGTGAAGCCTCCCCCGTATCCGACTGCAGGCTCTGTAATGAGAATGGGAACAGGAAGAAAACCGTAGGCATTTTCTGCGAGGTATTCTCCCATATCGAGTTGGCCATCAATCTCATCTATAAAGCTGACGGCGTGTGTAGCCGTTGAGACAAGTATCAGGCTACACAGAGCTAAGGGTTTTAAGGTCATAACATTCCGTATTATTCACTATCCATTAAATTGAGTGTAATCAATCAAATAGATAGCGCAATAGAACGGGGAGTATTAACCGAGATATCTGTTCAAAAGGCGATTGGAACAGCGTTTACTATTGGATTAGTTCTACGTACGTCAGAATATCCAGAGCATCTTGCTTTGTGATAACGCCTTGCCACGCTGGCATGCCTTGCTCTACATCGCCCTCTAAAATGTCATCTGCTAAAGAACTTGGACTGGCAAAAAAGCCGCCTAGTTTATTAGCGATGTTAGCGGGCTTGTGTGCTAATGAAGTGGCAGTAGAGCCATCACCATGTCCTTTGTCGCCATGACACACCTGACAAAGCTGTCGATATTTTGTTTTGCCATTGGCGAAGTGACTCGCATCGACTTGTGAAGCAGCACTCGCATTAAACGCCATCATTGAAGCGACTAAACCCAAGAAAGCTAACACGTGTAAATGGTTCATGGTTTTCATTGTTCTATTCTCGATTATTATTTAACAGTGAAAGAATAATCAGGTGTGAGTAAAAGAAACGTGAATGGGAAAGCTTGATTAGCCCGAATTCAAATGCAGGTTTGGCTACGGGTGAACATCAATGTGATGTAGGTAAATGATTGATTATATGCATATTGCATAGTATGGCGTGTCGCATTAGCGTGGTGGATGAATTGGAGGGGTATTATGATTAGTTGCAACGATTATGATTATATTGAGATTGTGTGTATGCACCGATACCCAATCAAATTAACGCTGAAGTCTGGCGAGCAGATTGAATGTGTCGGATTAGATACTCAACGCAATGATAGCCGTGAAGAGTGCATTAAGGTCAGTATTCAAGGTGTAGAACAACTTGTCGTACTCACTGATCTTTCCACACTAGAAGTCTGTGTCGACAATCCTCATTTTCAGCAGATTTCATTCAAAACGTCATAGGCTTTCAAATGAATAACAGCATAGAACAATGCTATTGCACCGCGTGCAGAGAAGACACACAACATGTTGTTGTGTTGGTCAGAAAGACGAGTGCGTTTGCAGACAAACCTAACCAAAAGCGAAGCGAGTTTTGGGCAGGCATGATAAAAGGTTGGTTCCTTGGCCCATTTATCGCGTCAATGGATGACTTTTCTCGTCATCTCGTCTGTGAAAAGTGTGGCCATAAAGAGATACAAGATTAGTTAAGATTTTACATAGTTAAAGCGTCGATTGGCATAGGAATAAAACGTATGAAAGTAGAAACGATTGAAGCCGTAAAGGCGTATGGGTTTTCAGTAAGAACCACTAATACCGATGAGATTGATCCAGCAAAAGCAAAGATAGGTC is a genomic window containing:
- a CDS encoding nucleotidyltransferase family protein, with protein sequence MNTQKLKNLIQQVPELIETANVCREVGLPNFYIAGGAITQIIWNDIENKPLLNQVKDFDVVYFNNASALTEDEFKNRIRSRLSHCVDVDVKNQATIHERYAKKFGCFIQPYDRVEQGIESWLSAFAIGFTLDDAGDIKLFAPYGVEDAFDMLIKPNKRAMTEANYNKMTAGYKARWQQVKVFPWD
- a CDS encoding NUDIX domain-containing protein, whose product is MNQEVRVGVAAVILREGRVLLGERIGSHGAHAWATPGGHLEWGESIEECAKRETLEETGLVVSGFEKLSFTNDIFEKENKHYITLFVVASDVSGEPEITEPDKCKQWKWFKLDELPEPLFLPLTNLLSDPVILGKLAP
- a CDS encoding NUDIX pyrophosphatase, whose amino-acid sequence is MRAPFQVLVFPYQIVDTKPRFLIALRRDNSVWQAISGGGEDNESLLEAAKRELSEETQLVGCNWQLLDSMCMLPKVFYAGNKNWTEHPFVIPEHSFSVKVMEDPRLSSEHTDYRWCDYREARELLTYDSNRNALWEINERLYKTSLKYTD
- a CDS encoding VOC family protein is translated as MTLRVVPELYCFDINVSKSFFVDVLGFEVKYERPGEEFAYLTLDSVDVMLEGIAGKSRKWLSGDLELPLGRGVNFQWDVIDIESLYQRVNESAIDSIYLALESKSYQCGESIAIQKQFIVQTPDGYLFRFCQDIR
- a CDS encoding GNAT family N-acetyltransferase, which codes for MITIERLEESHVTLVQAIQLADEQVKFAGTAAEFLLDGSATTHLHVIKSDNEVVGFFKLDIAYADSYEFCPEGSIGLRAFVLDKNQQGKGLGTGTVKALFPYLQANYSAYESIYLTVNCKNPAAFNCYQKGGFEDTNEQYLGGAAGPQFIMRGRIA
- a CDS encoding hydroxylase, producing the protein MKVQYLEVVTPEVDVVCATYAQLYNVKFSGADVNLGGARTAKLSNGGVIGIRAPLRETEEPTVRHYTLVEDIQSAVNAARKLGAEVAVPPMELPRHGMCAIVIQGGVELGFWEL
- a CDS encoding VOC family protein, whose protein sequence is MTQNIVHIALVVKDYDEALDFYVNKLKFDLIEDTYLPEEDKRWVVVAPPNSTGVSLLLARASKPEQFDFIGNQAGGRVFLFLNTDDFWRDYERMTSLGINFVREPKEQGYGTVAVFEDLYGNLWDLLQLNPEHPMANR
- a CDS encoding GNAT family N-acetyltransferase — encoded protein: MEVSRYQSKYLTALQALYLESRQSTFHWADADAFKLSDFDLDTEGEEIWVAVSGAEVLGFASIWKPESFIHHLYVCPRTLRSGAGSALLNTCKQYYSNLTLKCLAANENAIGFYQSQGFVISSTEEEGLERYHLMTYQA
- a CDS encoding LD-carboxypeptidase encodes the protein MIYPKALNIGDKIGFFSPSSPATVFAPNRFARAKRYLEKQGFILVEGSLTGDSEGYRSGSIQARAEELNQLIRDPDVRCIMSTIGGNNSNSLLPYIDYDALRNDPKIIIGYSDVTALLLGIYAKTGLVTFYGPALVASFGEFPPLVDETFQSFTDIVCSDSSQHQYTMPERWTDIKHDWEAQDSAKPVYDNEWHFMGRGQVSGGVIGGNLSTMAGIWGSEYMPDIQLGDILLIEDSLKGIEAVERSFAHLLACGVFDKVGALVLGKHELFDDKGTGRTPLNVLLEVLNGKNVPILYGFDSCHTHPMLVTPLGVQGTIDFDDHTFKLQSQWLASS
- a CDS encoding DUF302 domain-containing protein is translated as MKKLLPLCAILLSASFSAAASDGLIKYQSNYSVKETADRFEEIAKSKGLTLFARIDHQKNASKVDLELRPTEVIIFGNPKVGTPLMQCAQDVAIDLPQKVLVTEDSNKKVWLSYNDPNYLVERHAINGCDEVVKKVSGVLSKLSEATVAKAK
- a CDS encoding SEC-C domain-containing protein: MSKLFFKGRIETRQNHVLAGYNVNRDVKAGTEESPIAVMVQTEARKAEVEALAAENTIFVTVTVDADKEENTIELDTLLNKPKTMTFEKTPNRNDPCSCGSGKKYKKCCA